From Ignavibacterium sp.:
TAGCGGCAATTTACCTTAAAAATATTCTTATTGAAGAAAGTGATAAGAAAAAATTTTTCTGGCCTTTGAATCCCTTTGAAAAGGATAACATTTATGACAAAATAAGTGGTCAAAAAATAATCCTGAAAAACACAGATTGGGTAATTAAGGATCATTATTATTGGGACAAAAAGTATGAAGCTAATGTAAATAATTATCCTTTATTTGCTCACGACTCTGTAAACTCAAGAATTTTTATAGATGATAAGAATCGATTAATAATATTTAATCTGCAAGATTATAAAGATTCCGTGATCTACTATAAGAATCACAGACCAGGCAAATGGCATAATTTGTATTATGACAGTTTCAGAAACAGACTGTACTCTACTTTTATAGCACTTGGTCCTGTTTCTATTTATGAATTTAGTACCAACGAATGGACAACCATTGATACATCCAAAGAAGAAAATGGCCATTATTATGGAAGTGTAAGATTTATTAATCCTGCAGATAGCTTAATCTATTCATTTGGTGGATATGGTTGGTACACAGCAAAAGATAATCTTTTTCAATATGATTTTATGACAGGGTCTTGGAAAGAAATTAAATTAGATAATAATATCGGATACAGATTCAATGTATCAATTTTCCAGGGATTTGACAGCCGACATTATCTTTTCTGGGGAGGCAAGGGTAATTACACGGGTAAACAGGAAGAAGGATTTCAGTTATTTAGTGATTTATATTCTTTTGACTTAGTGAATAAAGAGTTTACAAAAATCTGGGAATATAAAAATGGAAATCTATTCCGAAAGTATAGTTATCTTCTTTCAAATGCATTCTTGAGTAAAGACGATAGCACTTTTTATTTTTTAATGAATAGTGATACACCTGAAAAAAAGTATTATCATTTATTCAAAGCTGACTTAAAGAATTCCATCATCTCAAGAATTGGCGATGAAATTTCTTTCGATACAGATAGAACAACGCGGAGCGAATTCTTTTGTTTTGATTCAAAGACACAAGAATTCATTTTAGTAAAACAAGCATTAGATTCATCAAAGGTTTTTATTTATGGACTTAAATTCCCGCCTGTTCAACAAACTGAAATTGCTGCAATAGTTCAACCGACGGAAATCGAAAAACAATTCCCTTTCATTATGATTGTCCTGAGTTCTGTTGCGCTATTGACTCTTGGTTACTTACTAATGATAAAACGAAAACGAAAAAGCCAAAGTAATTCTGAAATAATAATCCCTGTTGATAAAAAACAATCAAGTAAAAATTCAATCAAAATATTCGGTGGATTTTTCATTTACGACAGAGACGGAAATGAAATTTCTAATAATCTTTCGCCAAGGTTGAAAGAAATATTTTTGCTGATACTAATAAAAAGTTTTAATAATCATCGTGGCGGAATTTCATCAGAAGAGTTATCTTCAATAATCTGGCCTGATTCATCACCTGAAAGTGCAAAATCCAATCGCGGCGTAGCAATTAATAAAATCAGAAAATTTCTTTCAAATGTCGAAGGAATTACTATTGAATTTTCTGACAAACTTTGGTTTATAAAAATTGACAATGGCGCAAAATGCGATTATGCTGAATATCTAAAACTTTATTCCTCATTTAAAGCTGGCAAAAGATTAAATGGTTCATCGGTGGATTATATCCTGAATGTCTTTGATGGAGGAGAATTTCTTAGAGACATTAGTTATGAGTGGCTTGATTCAATAAAATTTGCAATCAACAATGAATTGATAGGATTCCTTAAATCATTTTTTGATCACCAGGAAATTAAAAGTAACCCTGAAAAGATTATCCGGATTTGCGATACAATCCTAAAGTTTGATTGTGTAGAACAGGATGCAGTGAAAATTAAAATTAAAACTCTCATCGAAATGGGCAAAATTCACAATGCCAAAAGTTCATTCCATTTATTTGTTGCTGATTATAAAAAGTTATACGATGAAAACTTCCCGCTTTCTTTTGAAGAATTTATCTCTTCATAAAAATTTTTTCATAATTAACCCAAAATTAACCCGCTTTTTAGCCCTTTTGTTAACCCAAAAGCATTTTATTTGAGATCAATTAAAGAAAATATTTAGAATAATTGGTGTCCCCCAATATTCTGTTTCTCCGGTTCTGGGGGACCGGAGGTATTTAAAAATGAGGCTCATAAGTTTATTCAAACAAAAAAAAATCAAAAATTGTCCACATTGCCATAAAGAAATTCGTAAAAATGCTCTGAGATGTAAATGGTGCGGCAGATGGTTGGTAACTGAAAAATCTCTTAACAAAAAACTATCCTACTGAATTATGAAAGATTATCTGAACCTTTTTGCAATAATACTGATTATCTTTCTTTTAATGTCAGTTGATTGCTCAAAAGAAATTTCAACTACAAATTCTGATATAGAGACAAGTAAACCGCCATCTCAGGAACTGCTAATTGTACAGGTAGGAGAAAATTTATCAAAAAAAGTGGATTCTGTTGCTATAATTGAATTTCCCACAACTGAAATTCAGATTCATAATCATTATCGCTCAAAAGCAATGTGCCTTCGTGGAATAGATTATTAACTATAAAAGAATAGAACTACCACGAGTCTCCAAATAGTATTATAAAACAAAAAGCGGGCATAAAGCCCGCTATAAAAATTCCATATCTGTTGAATGAATAAATTTTTTACTCTTCTGCTTTTCCTCTTAATGAATCCCAAATCATATAAAAACATATTACCGCAAACATTACTAAACCAAGTAGTTCGGCTGAGTGCGATTCCGCCCATTCAACATCAACCCAATTGTAGCCAAGATATCTTAAAAATGCACTCACAACTCCCATTAAAGCTCCGCCTGCAATAAATCCTGATGCGATTAATGTTCCTCGTTCTCTTCTTGCATTATTAAGTTTTTCATCTTTACTTCTTGTTGAAACAAAATGAGCAATCAGTCCACCGACAAGTAAGGGTGTGTTCAATTCAAGAGGAATATACATACCGAGTGCAAATGCCAGTGCCGGAACTTTTATCATAGTTAAGGTCGCAGCTAAAATCGCACCGACGATATAGAGAGTCCACGGTGCTGGTTGTTGATCCATCAACGGTTGAATTACTGCAGCCATAGCATTCGCCTGAGGCGCAACAAGGGCACCTTCACCAACAAATCCATAAGTTTCATTCAATATCATTATAACAAATCCAACTGTTAAAGCAGAGACAAGTACACCAAGAAATTTCCATTGTTCCTGTTTCTTTGGAGTAGAGCCCAACCAGTAACCTATCTTTAGATCGGTGATGAATCCACCTGCCATTGATAATGCAGTGCAAACTACTCCTCCTATTATCAGAGCAGCTATCATTCCCTGTTGACCTTTCAATCCAACTGAGGTAAGAATTATTGATGATAGAATCAAAGTCATCAATGTCATACCACTCACAGGATTTGTTCCAACAATTGCAATTGCGTTTGCAGCAACAGTTGTAAATAAGAATGAAATTATCAGAACAATCAGCAAACCTGTTACAGCCCAACCAAGGTTATTCAATACACCAAAGTGGAAGAAAGCAAGCAACAGAATTGCAGTAGCAATAATTCCGATTACAATAGTTTTCATCGGAAGGTCGAGTTGTGTTCTGATAATATTGTTTGAGCCATCTTTCTTTTCAAAAATTTCTTTTACTCCAAGCGATATTGCATCTCGTATAATTTTCGAAGAGCGAATAATTCCTATTATTCCAGCCATCGCAATTCCACCGATACCAATGTGCCGGACATATTGTCTGAAAATTTCTTCTGCAGTCATTGCAGAAATAAGTTTTGATGCTCCTGTACCGAAAGGTTCTGTTAGTCCAGCGCCAATGTATGAAATCACCGGAACAAGTAAATACCAGGAAACAAAAGAACCTGCTACAATTATCGCAGCGTATTTTAATCCGACAATGTAACCAAGACCCATCACAGCAGCACCAACATTCAATCTGAACACAAGTTTAAATTTATCAGCGAGCATTTCACCAAAAGCAAAAACTCTTGTTGTAAATGTTTCACTCCACCATCCGAATGTTGCGATTATGAAATCATATACACCTCCTATTAAACCGCTTACAACAAGTACAAGTGCCTGCTTACCACCTTTTTCACCTGCTACCAAAACTTCTGTTGTTGCAGTTGCTTCGGGAAAAGGAAATTTGCCGTGCATTTCTGCAACAAAATATTTTCTGAAAGGAATCAGAAAAAGAATTCCAAGAATTCCTCCAAATGCTGAGGCAAGAAATATCTGATAAAAATGTGCTTCCAGATTTAATATGTATAAAGCTGGAATTGTGAATATTGCCCCTGCAACAATCAATCCTGAGTTTTGCCCGATTGATTGAATAATCACATTTTCACCAAGTGCGCCTTTTCTTTTAAGCGCAGCCGAAAGTCCAACTGCAATTATTGCAATCGGAATTGCTGCTTCAAACACTTGTCCGATTTTCAAACCAAGGTAAGCTGCTGCTGCAGAAAACAAAACCGCCATCAGCAATCCCCATATTACTGAGTAAGGTGTAATTTCTCTCGGTGTTGATTCCGGAGGCATTAAAGGACGATACACCTCACCGGGTTTAAGTTCAGTGTAAGCATTTTCCGGTAGACCTTTAATTGGTCCGCTTGTGTGTTCACTCATACTTCACCTTTCAATAATTGAAATTAATAGGTAGTTCATATTCCGCGTTATTTGTTGATGTTGATTTGAAATAGATTTTTCCAAAACCAAAACTGTCATCTGAATAATTCATTTCGGGTTTTACAAATTTAACATCGAGTGTCTTAATATTATTTGGATAAAGAGTAATCGAATTTCTTCCTGCACTTTTAACATCAAGTTTTATGGGCGCAGAAAGATAAGTTAATTCCTCAACAGATACATTTGCATTAAAATCTTTGCTAACAAAAGCCGGCACTAATTCTAAAACATAGTTCGCACTGTCTTTTCCATCCGGCAAGTTAACACTTACATTTCCACCGCTTCTGTATGATAGTGCGTTTTTACTCACTGCTTTTCCTGATGAATCCAAAATCTGAAATGAAAAATCTGTTACTTTATTAAAGTCTTCTTTGGTAAGTGTAAAAGAAAATTCTTTCGTCTTCTCTCCCTTAATAAGAGTGAATGGAATTTTCGTTGTGCCGCTACCATCAACTTTAATAAAATAGTTTTTCCTGAAGCCAAACAATTCACCACTCAAATTATAAGTTTTTGCTTCGTTAAAATAATTTACAACTTCGATTGATGAATTATCTGAAGTAAGTGGTTCATTACTCAATCTACTAATAGAACTGAATTCAACTTCGAGATTATAAACAGATGGCTCGGAAGCAAGGAAAAATCCATCAACAACTATTTCATAAATGCCTGGAGTTAAATCATAATAAACATTCTCAACCTTTTCATCATTATTTACAGAATAAAGAACTTTTGAAACATCTACCTGAATTCCATCATTGTTGTGCAAAAAGTATCTGCAGCGCGCATATTCCTTCGACATTTTGTCTCGGCTCAAAACAATCTTCATTGAGTTTTGTCCTGCAGGAATTTTTATAAAATATCTTTTAATCATTCCCTGCTGAACAGTTTCATCCTTCCAAATCATTTTATAATTGTTTGATGAATTGAATTCATACGGAATAACAACAGTGGCAAGCATATCAAACTCAGGGAATGACGATGCATCATCTCTTGTTGCTATAATTTTAGCTGTGTAAAGTCCGGGCAATTTCAACTTTGTTTTATCCAGTCTAACATTAACAACAGCCGATTGATCATTCCGAATGTAAATTTTTTTCTGAATAAGTTTTAACCAGTCTGCATCTGTTTTTAAGTTATAAGTTCTGTAAAACTTGTCTGAGTTTATTGAGTTTTCTCTTTTTATGTTGAAAGTGAATACTTCATCAGTTGTAAGAAATGAACCATCTCTTATATAAAGATTATTTGCTTTGTTATCCGGCTGATTTGGTGCAAAAGAATTTATTGTATAAGTCTCAAATTTTTTATGCTCACCGTTCTTCAAAAACTTTCTCATCAAATCATAAGCATTAATAACATTTATAAATCCACCACCTTGATCAAGAACTGTGTACTGATTCCAATATGTTGCGGACTCTCTAATTATTTTATATAAAAGTTGTGATGGAATTTTAACATCCGGAAATTCTTTTTGCGCTGCACTTAATAAAAGAGACATCACACCCGCAGAATAAGGACAAGCCATACTTGTTCCCCAAAATCTATCACCGGGAGTAAAATTCGGTACAGTTGAAGTTGCAGCACCGGGAGATACAACATCCGGTTTGCTTACTTCGCCACCTCTTGAGCTGAAATGAAGAATTACATCGTTCGGTAATTCATTTCCATAATTATCTCGCGCAACTTCTTTTGCAAGCACAGCTCCGGATGAGAAAACATAATTACTTGAAGCAGGTAATCCGGAAGATGAAATTCCGGGTCCTTCATTACCATTGCTTACACTTACATAGAGATAGGGATTTTCTTTTAAGAGTTTCGCGAGAAAATTTTCCATCTCTGAACGATTTTCTATTTCGCTGCCGATTCCATAACTCATACTTACAATACAAGGTTCTTTTCTTTCGCGCGAAAGTTCATCAGCATACAGATAAGCTTTCTTCATACTTTCATTAACTGTTGCACCGCCGGGAAAGTTATTATGACCGATTTTCAAAGCAATAATATTTGCGCCAGGAGCTACTCCATTTAAACCGACTTCGCCAATATTGTATCCTGCTGCAATTCCCGCGCAATGAGTTCCGTGTGAACCATCATCGAAAAAGAATACAACTTTGTTTTCTTCGGGGAAAATATTTAACGCCATCGTAAATGGTGCCAAGCCTTTTGCTCTTCCAACAGTAAAAGCATCAAAATTTTCTCTATAGTTTCTCAAGGGTTTTTCATCTGACACATCACCATTTCCATTCAAATCAAAGTAAACAACCCAATTATCGTTTGAAGTCTTATAAACTATAAAATAATAGACATCATCAGTTGAGCCATTTCCGTTAAGGTCAGCAGAGCCACTGTTTGAATTAATAAGATGTTTTTCAGGAAAAGCTCCGATAAAATAATTGTTATCCGAAGGTGGAAGTAATTTTTCCAAATCAGCTTTAACAGAAAATTTTTTATCTGAGTTTTCAAAAATCGTTTTTCCATTCTCAGTTCTTTTTTCTGCCGGATAAAATTGCATATCACCTTCACCAGTAAAATCCTGAACATCAATTACTTTTACCTGTCCGGTTGATGTTTTAACCAAGCCATCAATTCCAATATCCACACCTGTATCAAGCACAATAATAATTGTTCCTCTGCCATCATACTCGGGATGTTGTTTTATAAAATCTTCTACACCAGTGCTTTTAAGAGCAAGAAATGTCTGACTTTCCTGGGCGAAAGAAAGAGAACTTAACAAGAGCAAAACAAAAAGAATTCTGAGTGCTTTCATTTTATTATCCATATAAGTTTTGTTTTAATATTTAGAGAAAAAATTTTTTCTGTGTTCGAAATGAATTCTGAAAGGTATAATGAATTGTTGTATTTTTTCATTAAGCAAAAATAAGTTTAATGTGTTGCGAAATTTAAGGACAATTACTCAGAATTTTTAAAAGAAAATTTATTTGATGAAATCAAAGCTTTACATTGTCTCAACATCGATTGGTAACTACGAAGATATCACTCTTCGAGCTTTAAGGGTTCTGAAGGAATGTGATTTTATAATTTGTGAGGAATATAAAGAAGCAAGAAGATTACTTTCGCATTATCAAATTCAGAAAGAATTGCTTGCGCTTAATGAACATAATGAAAAAGAAGTATCGTCGGAAATAATCTCGCGAATCAAATCCGGTCAAACAGCGGCTTTAATATCTGATTGTGGAACTCCATTGTTTTCTGATCCGGGACATTTTCTTGTTAGTCTTGCCATTCAAAATAAATTTGATATTATTCCCGTGCCCGGTGCAAGTTCATTACTTTCAGCGCTGGTTGGAAGCGGACTGGACTTTGAGAAGTTCTATTACTACGGCTGGCTTTCTCCCAAAAAAGAAATTCGTAAAAAACAATTATTTGATTTGAAGAGAATTAAAGAAACAATAATTATCCTTGATACTCCATATCGTTTGCAAACCCTTCTTGAAGATGTTGTAAAGATTCTTGGCGAAAAAGTTTATATAGTTCTGGCTTATGAATTAACCAAAGAAAAAGAAAAATTTTATCGCGGCACAGCTTTGCAGATTTTTAATATAGCACAAAAAGAAAATCTTAAAGGCGAGTTTGTGCTGATGTTAAAGAACGATAACAAAAAGTTTAACCGTACTTAATACATCAGCACAAATAAAAAAATAATTTTAATGAATACCTGACAATAAGTTTTTTATCTGAGTTTTTGTTCAATTTCAAAAACTGGTTTAATGTCAACTGGTAGTGATTCAAGTTTTTTTGTTAATGTTTCAATTGTTTTTGATTTCACCGCATACTTAGCAATCAGATCCTTTGCTGCTTGATAATTTCCTTCTGCCTGAATTGTTAGCACCAAATTACAAAGCTCTTTAAGTGCCGGATAAATTTTTTCAAAATCAACTTTTACTTTTTGGGTTGCCTCATCATAAACATAAGCACCTTTTTCAAGCAGAAAATTATAAATGATTGCATTGCCACCACCATGAGCTTCTCCAATTCCAAATCTCATACTACGAAAAGCTCCTGCAAGAAAAGTTACCCAAACCTGTTTTTCCATTTCTTTTGGATAAACACCTTTTTCAATCATAAAAATGTTGTTGTACATTCCAAGAATATCCGCCTTACATTCTTCCATTGTTGAATAAGTTTCTTTCAACTCTTTCTTTACTTCTGTTTTTTTTCCATTCACTGTGATAAATCCCGGACCAACACCGTGAGACATTTCGTGCATAAGTGTGTGGTTGAAGAAAGCATCGAATGTAACAAATGGCAGAAGTTCAGGT
This genomic window contains:
- a CDS encoding oligopeptide transporter, OPT family, encoding MSEHTSGPIKGLPENAYTELKPGEVYRPLMPPESTPREITPYSVIWGLLMAVLFSAAAAYLGLKIGQVFEAAIPIAIIAVGLSAALKRKGALGENVIIQSIGQNSGLIVAGAIFTIPALYILNLEAHFYQIFLASAFGGILGILFLIPFRKYFVAEMHGKFPFPEATATTEVLVAGEKGGKQALVLVVSGLIGGVYDFIIATFGWWSETFTTRVFAFGEMLADKFKLVFRLNVGAAVMGLGYIVGLKYAAIIVAGSFVSWYLLVPVISYIGAGLTEPFGTGASKLISAMTAEEIFRQYVRHIGIGGIAMAGIIGIIRSSKIIRDAISLGVKEIFEKKDGSNNIIRTQLDLPMKTIVIGIIATAILLLAFFHFGVLNNLGWAVTGLLIVLIISFLFTTVAANAIAIVGTNPVSGMTLMTLILSSIILTSVGLKGQQGMIAALIIGGVVCTALSMAGGFITDLKIGYWLGSTPKKQEQWKFLGVLVSALTVGFVIMILNETYGFVGEGALVAPQANAMAAVIQPLMDQQPAPWTLYIVGAILAATLTMIKVPALAFALGMYIPLELNTPLLVGGLIAHFVSTRSKDEKLNNARRERGTLIASGFIAGGALMGVVSAFLRYLGYNWVDVEWAESHSAELLGLVMFAVICFYMIWDSLRGKAEE
- a CDS encoding S8 family serine peptidase; amino-acid sequence: MKALRILFVLLLLSSLSFAQESQTFLALKSTGVEDFIKQHPEYDGRGTIIIVLDTGVDIGIDGLVKTSTGQVKVIDVQDFTGEGDMQFYPAEKRTENGKTIFENSDKKFSVKADLEKLLPPSDNNYFIGAFPEKHLINSNSGSADLNGNGSTDDVYYFIVYKTSNDNWVVYFDLNGNGDVSDEKPLRNYRENFDAFTVGRAKGLAPFTMALNIFPEENKVVFFFDDGSHGTHCAGIAAGYNIGEVGLNGVAPGANIIALKIGHNNFPGGATVNESMKKAYLYADELSRERKEPCIVSMSYGIGSEIENRSEMENFLAKLLKENPYLYVSVSNGNEGPGISSSGLPASSNYVFSSGAVLAKEVARDNYGNELPNDVILHFSSRGGEVSKPDVVSPGAATSTVPNFTPGDRFWGTSMACPYSAGVMSLLLSAAQKEFPDVKIPSQLLYKIIRESATYWNQYTVLDQGGGFINVINAYDLMRKFLKNGEHKKFETYTINSFAPNQPDNKANNLYIRDGSFLTTDEVFTFNIKRENSINSDKFYRTYNLKTDADWLKLIQKKIYIRNDQSAVVNVRLDKTKLKLPGLYTAKIIATRDDASSFPEFDMLATVVIPYEFNSSNNYKMIWKDETVQQGMIKRYFIKIPAGQNSMKIVLSRDKMSKEYARCRYFLHNNDGIQVDVSKVLYSVNNDEKVENVYYDLTPGIYEIVVDGFFLASEPSVYNLEVEFSSISRLSNEPLTSDNSSIEVVNYFNEAKTYNLSGELFGFRKNYFIKVDGSGTTKIPFTLIKGEKTKEFSFTLTKEDFNKVTDFSFQILDSSGKAVSKNALSYRSGGNVSVNLPDGKDSANYVLELVPAFVSKDFNANVSVEELTYLSAPIKLDVKSAGRNSITLYPNNIKTLDVKFVKPEMNYSDDSFGFGKIYFKSTSTNNAEYELPINFNY
- the rsmI gene encoding 16S rRNA (cytidine(1402)-2'-O)-methyltransferase, whose translation is MKSKLYIVSTSIGNYEDITLRALRVLKECDFIICEEYKEARRLLSHYQIQKELLALNEHNEKEVSSEIISRIKSGQTAALISDCGTPLFSDPGHFLVSLAIQNKFDIIPVPGASSLLSALVGSGLDFEKFYYYGWLSPKKEIRKKQLFDLKRIKETIIILDTPYRLQTLLEDVVKILGEKVYIVLAYELTKEKEKFYRGTALQIFNIAQKENLKGEFVLMLKNDNKKFNRT